One segment of Sulfobacillus thermosulfidooxidans DSM 9293 DNA contains the following:
- a CDS encoding DUF6671 family protein, translated as MTPGSKRNHPYHGQKVALATKHEKEHVVGPPLQEIVGLEVCVPPHLDTDVLGTFSGEIPRNGTPAEVVIQKARMGMDALGLPLGLASEGSFGPHPQLLFVPGHHELLAFVDDRLGIEVTEQILSTETNYAHIEAHHVDDVTDFLQRAQFPSHGLIVRPNSGFSSGLLFKGIINLEDLKKAIEQCRSASEDGLAHVETDMRAFMNPSRQRVLHELAIKLAHRLASLCPHCRTPGWGKVDVVRGLPCAWCGEETLLVRGEIFGCALCDYRETHPRSDGLEVAPPDNCPWCNP; from the coding sequence ATGACGCCAGGATCAAAGCGGAATCATCCGTACCACGGGCAGAAGGTGGCTCTCGCTACGAAACATGAAAAAGAACATGTGGTAGGCCCGCCTCTACAGGAGATCGTAGGTCTTGAGGTTTGTGTACCTCCTCATCTGGATACGGATGTATTGGGCACATTTAGCGGCGAAATTCCCCGAAACGGGACCCCAGCGGAAGTGGTGATACAAAAGGCCCGGATGGGAATGGATGCCTTAGGTCTTCCTTTAGGTCTAGCCAGTGAAGGAAGCTTTGGTCCCCACCCTCAATTGTTATTTGTTCCGGGACATCACGAACTTTTGGCCTTCGTCGATGATCGTCTCGGCATTGAAGTGACCGAACAAATTCTCAGTACGGAAACGAACTATGCGCATATAGAAGCCCATCATGTCGATGATGTAACAGACTTTCTTCAACGGGCACAATTTCCCTCACATGGATTAATTGTCCGCCCGAATTCGGGATTTTCCTCAGGCTTGCTGTTCAAGGGAATCATCAATCTTGAGGATCTGAAAAAAGCTATCGAACAATGTAGGTCGGCCTCCGAAGATGGCTTAGCCCATGTCGAAACCGATATGCGAGCTTTTATGAATCCTAGCCGGCAACGGGTACTCCATGAACTGGCCATCAAATTGGCTCATCGGCTGGCTTCTTTATGCCCTCACTGCAGAACACCGGGCTGGGGCAAAGTGGATGTCGTTCGCGGGTTGCCTTGTGCGTGGTGCGGTGAAGAAACCCTTTTGGTGCGAGGAGAAATTTTTGGGTGTGCATTGTGTGACTACCGCGAAACGCATCCGCGTTCAGACGGACTGGAAGTGGCGCCGCCTGATAACTGCCCCTGGTGTAATCCCTAA
- a CDS encoding LysR family transcriptional regulator codes for MREDEVLINLHQLRVFRTVARHMSFSRAAEDMILSQPAVSMHIKHLEETIGMPLFEKVGRQIYLTDAGTQLLEYSQRVFNALQETREAMSALQGGNAGRLRVAADTTAGAYVVPEYLGIFRQKFPRVDISLDVTNRRTVIERLLAREIDLAVIGQFPREEELEATPFLINELVVIAWPEHKLAHRQKIPLNALAKESFLMREEGSGTRATTEQFFGESGIRVRIGMELASNSAIKQAVAHGLGIAVVPRRAIELELRTGQLVILDVQGFPRVRYWHVVQLRDRFLAPPAAHFKNLLLSHSHPALGSMQAGGPHQE; via the coding sequence TTGAGAGAAGATGAGGTTTTAATCAACCTGCATCAATTACGCGTATTTCGCACGGTGGCCCGGCATATGAGCTTTTCGCGCGCGGCAGAAGATATGATTTTAAGTCAACCGGCGGTGTCGATGCACATCAAACATCTCGAAGAAACCATAGGAATGCCACTCTTTGAAAAAGTGGGACGGCAAATTTATCTGACCGACGCAGGCACACAGCTTCTGGAATATAGCCAGCGGGTGTTCAACGCCTTGCAAGAAACGCGAGAAGCGATGAGTGCACTGCAAGGCGGGAACGCCGGACGACTCCGGGTGGCCGCCGATACGACGGCTGGCGCCTATGTCGTGCCGGAATACCTGGGCATTTTTCGACAAAAGTTTCCCCGCGTGGATATCAGTCTTGATGTAACCAATCGCCGAACCGTTATCGAACGGCTCTTAGCCCGTGAAATTGATTTGGCCGTGATTGGCCAATTTCCTCGCGAAGAAGAATTGGAAGCGACTCCTTTTTTAATCAATGAACTGGTCGTGATTGCTTGGCCGGAGCACAAATTAGCGCACCGTCAAAAAATTCCTTTGAATGCGCTGGCCAAGGAATCGTTTTTGATGCGTGAGGAAGGTTCGGGAACCCGTGCCACCACGGAGCAGTTTTTTGGGGAATCAGGCATCAGAGTGCGTATCGGTATGGAATTGGCTAGCAATAGTGCGATTAAACAAGCCGTGGCGCACGGTTTGGGAATAGCCGTCGTACCACGCCGTGCCATTGAACTAGAACTCCGTACGGGGCAGCTAGTAATTTTGGACGTTCAAGGGTTTCCCCGGGTGCGCTACTGGCACGTCGTTCAACTTCGTGATCGATTTTTGGCACCACCAGCTGCTCATTTCAAGAATCTTCTTCTAAGCCATTCCCATCCTGCCTTAGGATCGATGCAGGCAGGAGGTCCTCACCAAGAATAA
- a CDS encoding histidine phosphatase family protein, producing the protein MTTFYFIRHGETEWNSNQNRYCGRSDIALAETGVFQSRILAKMLGTIPFDKAFSSPLLRARKTALPITERLGLPLHLDDRLKEIDFGDWEGLTQQEIESNYPQQWQSWIEDPTFNKAGGNGESGIDAAQRMRSFVDDMVTSPFETILVISHNTVMRLFIAASLGLSLVSYRNFEIENGDIWVLNIDDSGLIKWKSGLHMTHLMMQGIEPLM; encoded by the coding sequence ATGACAACCTTTTACTTTATTCGTCATGGCGAAACCGAGTGGAATAGTAATCAAAACCGTTATTGTGGACGCTCAGATATTGCGTTAGCCGAAACGGGGGTATTTCAGTCTCGAATATTAGCCAAAATGTTAGGGACCATCCCTTTTGATAAAGCTTTTTCCTCACCCTTACTACGGGCACGAAAGACGGCATTACCGATTACGGAACGATTAGGACTTCCTTTACATCTTGATGATCGGTTGAAAGAAATCGACTTTGGGGACTGGGAAGGATTAACGCAACAAGAGATCGAGTCGAATTATCCGCAGCAATGGCAATCATGGATTGAGGATCCCACTTTCAACAAAGCAGGAGGCAATGGGGAATCCGGCATTGACGCGGCTCAACGCATGAGAAGTTTTGTTGACGATATGGTAACCAGTCCTTTCGAGACCATTTTGGTGATATCGCATAATACCGTGATGCGTCTATTTATTGCAGCGTCTTTGGGGCTCTCTTTAGTGAGTTACCGCAATTTCGAAATCGAAAATGGAGACATATGGGTGTTAAACATTGATGACTCGGGCTTGATCAAATGGAAATCCGGTCTGCATATGACCCATCTCATGATGCAAGGGATCGAACCTTTGATGTGA
- a CDS encoding cupin domain-containing protein has product MTQTKIVLVMDVPEPPNTVIRWDLAWQLFLPDALGDIPAGDGKQSVPLARWFWEAMGHMTGRIRPDSPETVFCVVPPLTPAAEDFVIRLASFWSDIIIDHRQGPSEHNCWRAPIVNVFGEDTRSEAEAQLTTTYGQNETAHYFMPLLGVGRAFMRVEVVPPGSATARLHSHSAVDEYYLVLSGRAVLRMGSHELEVGPGTLIGKPTGPDLTSHLVASLGESIMVLDMEIWPDRELRSKDIIYYPDQRELLWRGEGWRGAQVISSLGSAWDLKQHYDDGYVRQDDGHWVPANIPGTDPRKPR; this is encoded by the coding sequence ATGACACAGACAAAAATCGTCTTGGTAATGGACGTTCCCGAACCCCCAAACACAGTCATTCGGTGGGATCTGGCATGGCAACTTTTTCTACCGGATGCACTCGGCGATATTCCAGCGGGAGACGGGAAACAAAGCGTGCCCTTAGCGCGCTGGTTTTGGGAAGCCATGGGCCATATGACGGGCCGTATTCGCCCAGATAGTCCTGAGACGGTATTCTGCGTTGTACCACCACTAACACCGGCTGCTGAAGATTTTGTCATTCGATTAGCGTCCTTTTGGTCAGACATCATCATTGACCACCGTCAAGGACCAAGCGAGCACAATTGCTGGCGTGCGCCGATAGTCAATGTGTTCGGAGAAGATACTCGAAGTGAGGCGGAGGCACAATTGACAACAACGTATGGGCAAAATGAGACGGCGCACTATTTCATGCCGCTATTAGGCGTGGGCCGAGCATTCATGCGAGTCGAGGTCGTTCCCCCAGGCAGTGCCACCGCTCGACTGCACAGCCATTCCGCGGTGGATGAGTATTACTTGGTGTTGTCTGGACGCGCTGTGTTGAGAATGGGATCTCATGAGTTGGAGGTCGGTCCGGGAACTCTCATTGGGAAGCCAACGGGTCCGGATTTAACTAGCCACTTGGTTGCCTCTCTTGGAGAAAGCATCATGGTACTCGATATGGAAATTTGGCCGGACCGTGAACTGAGGAGCAAAGATATCATCTACTATCCCGACCAACGGGAACTGCTGTGGCGAGGCGAAGGTTGGCGTGGTGCCCAAGTCATCTCATCCCTGGGCTCGGCTTGGGATCTGAAGCAACATTATGATGATGGCTATGTCCGACAAGATGATGGCCATTGGGTCCCGGCCAATATTCCGGGAACAGACCCCAGAAAACCGCGTTGA
- a CDS encoding CGNR zinc finger domain-containing protein codes for MMDTDESLTLWTALVNTRYLHDGHEVDDLKTPEGLLDWIKQYFPDIVSSHPVDNPIFIGQMLQPLRDLREICLLIATALTHHTPLRDALKRWNQWLEDLNLKAHVIWNEGQFHEVIHGVDPSQHILWRISHSLAETLQRVPSERIRQCEDEQCIRYFVDTSRGGHRRWCNMATCGNRQKVARYRAKNKGSKTRSGAVPKR; via the coding sequence ATGATGGATACCGACGAATCCTTGACCTTATGGACCGCTTTAGTGAACACACGATATCTTCATGACGGTCACGAGGTCGATGACCTCAAGACGCCTGAAGGTTTATTAGATTGGATTAAGCAATATTTCCCAGATATTGTCTCTTCTCATCCTGTGGACAACCCAATATTTATTGGCCAAATGCTACAGCCTTTAAGAGATCTTCGTGAGATCTGTCTCCTGATTGCCACTGCGCTGACCCATCACACACCCTTACGCGATGCCCTAAAGCGGTGGAATCAGTGGCTGGAAGATCTTAACCTAAAGGCTCATGTCATATGGAACGAAGGTCAATTTCACGAAGTGATCCACGGTGTGGACCCGTCTCAGCATATACTTTGGCGTATTAGCCATAGTCTGGCGGAAACGTTGCAACGCGTTCCCTCTGAACGCATCCGCCAATGTGAAGACGAGCAATGTATCCGGTACTTTGTCGATACATCCCGGGGCGGACACCGTCGCTGGTGTAATATGGCAACCTGCGGAAATCGTCAAAAAGTTGCCCGATATCGAGCTAAAAACAAAGGTAGCAAAACCCGTTCTGGCGCAGTCCCTAAACGGTAA
- a CDS encoding APC family permease has translation MLKRTLTIWDAVALTIGSVLGSGLLLLPGLTYHDVGSGGALLAWLFMGMMAIPFILIFSNLTQRHPDASGIAGYIAQAFGSRWSKGATYVLAGTFPVGIPALSLIGANYVAYALGLNSWQTMAVGYGVVLLAVGTNWMGVKAGTRLQNITVALLSALLTVTVFLVLPHSRLARISWHLAWHPLWQAMALVFWAYLGWENMSFTAEEFRNPQRDFRFSLFIGFAVILLLYLGITFSVVTILPQTAAVTTKAPIAGMFHQILGGIGGDLVALLAFLITVINANAWVWGGSRLYYSGGRDQVLPPFLGRIDNASGAPRHALATLWILYTLNYVGMALWHYSITTLILNFSQNFLVLYLLSIFAYFKLNRSWRSRLLAVMTLIVTGIFMAVFTWMLLYPVLLFAIAWLLPLRQHQHAAESVP, from the coding sequence GTGTTAAAAAGAACACTGACGATCTGGGATGCGGTAGCGTTGACGATTGGATCGGTTTTGGGTTCAGGCCTGCTCTTGTTGCCCGGTCTGACTTATCACGACGTTGGGTCGGGCGGTGCGCTTTTGGCGTGGTTGTTCATGGGGATGATGGCGATTCCGTTCATTCTCATCTTTTCGAATCTAACTCAACGGCATCCCGATGCCAGCGGCATCGCGGGGTACATTGCTCAGGCATTCGGTTCCCGTTGGTCCAAGGGGGCGACGTACGTTTTGGCGGGTACATTTCCCGTAGGAATTCCGGCGTTGTCCTTAATTGGTGCCAATTACGTGGCGTATGCGCTAGGACTTAACTCTTGGCAGACGATGGCGGTGGGATATGGGGTTGTGCTGTTGGCAGTCGGAACTAACTGGATGGGCGTCAAGGCGGGGACCAGGCTTCAAAATATTACCGTCGCGTTGCTGAGTGCGTTGCTCACCGTCACGGTCTTTTTGGTATTGCCGCATTCCCGTCTGGCCCGTATCAGTTGGCATCTAGCATGGCATCCCTTGTGGCAAGCGATGGCTTTGGTGTTTTGGGCGTATTTGGGATGGGAAAACATGTCGTTTACGGCAGAAGAATTCCGCAATCCCCAGCGTGACTTCCGTTTCAGTTTATTCATCGGATTTGCCGTGATTTTATTGCTGTACTTGGGTATTACCTTTTCTGTGGTGACGATTTTACCCCAAACAGCTGCCGTTACCACAAAAGCCCCTATAGCAGGTATGTTTCATCAGATATTGGGAGGGATTGGTGGCGACCTGGTGGCTCTTTTAGCATTCCTGATTACGGTGATTAATGCCAACGCCTGGGTTTGGGGTGGATCACGCCTGTATTATAGTGGAGGGCGTGATCAGGTATTACCGCCCTTTTTAGGCCGTATCGACAATGCATCAGGCGCTCCGCGCCATGCCTTAGCCACCTTGTGGATTTTGTATACCCTTAATTACGTGGGGATGGCGCTATGGCATTATTCCATTACCACCTTAATTCTAAACTTTAGTCAGAATTTCTTGGTCCTTTATTTATTAAGCATTTTCGCTTATTTCAAGCTTAATCGCTCGTGGCGATCCCGTTTATTGGCTGTGATGACCTTGATCGTGACCGGGATATTTATGGCCGTGTTTACATGGATGTTGCTCTATCCTGTTCTGTTGTTTGCTATCGCGTGGTTGCTTCCGCTACGACAGCACCAACACGCAGCAGAATCGGTGCCATAA
- a CDS encoding Fic family protein, with amino-acid sequence MPESLEQLLQRVTQQQDQIAQARPLPEATLRSLLDDFLIRFAHDTTALEGNTLTLHETQVVLEHGITIGGKTLREHLEVTNVAKAWEALNAWVRSAEPLTEELLIHLHRLTMAGILPEEAGHYRTVPVFIRGSQHVPPNPLRVPKAMEDFVQKFAHRPPGMHPIVFAAHAHIQLAAIHPFIDGNGRVSRLLVNGLLLREGYPPASYPATSRAEYLATLERAQVTQDRDPFVRVTAEAVDWMQQRYLLAIRHTNSMPPIQDLDSD; translated from the coding sequence ATGCCCGAATCACTGGAACAATTACTCCAACGTGTGACGCAGCAGCAAGACCAAATTGCTCAGGCGCGTCCTCTGCCAGAAGCTACTCTGCGCAGTTTGTTAGACGATTTTCTCATTCGTTTTGCACACGACACCACAGCCCTCGAAGGTAATACCTTGACATTGCACGAAACCCAAGTGGTATTAGAACACGGGATAACCATCGGCGGAAAAACTCTCCGCGAACATTTAGAAGTGACCAATGTGGCAAAGGCATGGGAAGCCTTAAACGCATGGGTCCGATCCGCGGAGCCACTTACAGAAGAGCTTTTGATCCATCTGCACCGACTGACGATGGCTGGCATCCTACCCGAAGAGGCAGGACATTACCGCACCGTTCCTGTTTTTATTCGCGGCTCTCAACACGTTCCCCCTAACCCGCTGCGTGTCCCCAAGGCCATGGAAGATTTTGTGCAAAAATTTGCACATCGGCCCCCAGGGATGCATCCGATTGTCTTTGCTGCCCATGCACATATTCAGCTGGCGGCCATTCATCCGTTTATCGATGGGAATGGCCGCGTGTCGAGGCTTCTCGTCAACGGCCTATTGCTCCGAGAGGGGTATCCTCCAGCATCCTATCCAGCCACGTCTCGCGCAGAATATCTTGCGACCTTAGAACGAGCCCAGGTCACTCAAGATCGTGATCCTTTCGTCCGCGTAACCGCCGAAGCAGTGGATTGGATGCAGCAACGCTACCTCCTTGCGATTCGCCACACTAATTCCATGCCCCCTATTCAGGATCTGGACTCTGACTAA
- a CDS encoding metalloregulator ArsR/SmtB family transcription factor, whose protein sequence is MNNDQDALLTFLKVLSDMSRLRILGVLATRNASVEELAAALNLKPPTVSHHLSRLRDVDLVQMSAEGNTHIYQLRAENLRQFSHLLTPEHLSGLAAPIPEDAWERKVLRDFLNGEELKEIPASRKKRVVILKWLANQFEWNQRYKESEVNAIIKRHHPDYATLRRELIGYQLLARSQGIYWRIEPETLTAAE, encoded by the coding sequence ATGAACAATGATCAGGACGCCTTATTGACTTTTCTCAAAGTCCTCTCGGACATGAGCCGTTTACGCATTTTGGGCGTGTTAGCCACACGCAACGCGAGCGTCGAAGAATTGGCGGCTGCTCTTAATTTAAAACCCCCCACCGTATCCCATCATCTTAGCCGTTTACGTGACGTGGACTTAGTTCAGATGTCTGCCGAGGGCAATACGCACATCTACCAGTTGCGTGCCGAGAATTTGCGGCAATTTAGCCATCTCCTCACCCCAGAACACCTATCGGGATTGGCCGCCCCTATTCCCGAAGATGCGTGGGAACGCAAAGTCTTGCGTGATTTCTTAAATGGCGAAGAACTCAAAGAGATTCCGGCAAGCCGGAAGAAACGTGTCGTCATTTTAAAATGGCTTGCCAACCAGTTTGAATGGAATCAGCGTTATAAGGAATCTGAGGTGAATGCCATTATCAAACGTCATCACCCCGATTATGCCACGTTACGACGAGAATTGATTGGCTACCAACTCTTAGCACGAAGTCAGGGAATCTATTGGCGCATAGAGCCAGAAACGTTAACCGCAGCGGAATAG
- a CDS encoding tetratricopeptide repeat protein has translation MEDKDIEEKAQQGWTEFHDNPQALRTYFTHLAEAYPDSGRATFELANVLDFLSREHDAIPLYQQAIGLGLTPEYEAYAKVQWASSLRNLERFDEAVVLLQEVMTAFLQFPAFAVFMAIAQDSQGKPREALQFVLDWILNQCQSSDLARYHRALTHYVENMGPSGETQAPTYDFRPVRAEEDIPWSLLLLADPSILRIKRYLGKGPCVVAQGQEGTIGVYVLAKTDAKRVELMNIAVHKDWQGHGIGKSLLDHAVQWAREEGYKWMEVGTGNSSLGPLAFYQKAGFRVIDVIPNFFVNDHDPPIIENHIVCQDMIRLRKNLDDA, from the coding sequence ATGGAGGATAAGGATATTGAGGAAAAGGCTCAGCAGGGATGGACAGAGTTTCATGATAATCCTCAAGCACTGAGAACCTACTTCACACATCTTGCGGAGGCCTATCCGGACTCCGGCCGCGCAACATTTGAGTTGGCTAATGTGCTAGATTTTCTCTCGAGAGAACATGACGCTATCCCCTTATACCAGCAAGCGATCGGGCTCGGCTTAACCCCCGAATATGAGGCCTATGCGAAGGTGCAGTGGGCAAGTTCTCTACGCAATTTGGAGCGCTTCGATGAAGCGGTGGTCTTATTGCAGGAGGTCATGACCGCCTTTCTCCAGTTCCCTGCCTTTGCGGTGTTCATGGCCATAGCACAAGACAGTCAGGGAAAACCTCGAGAAGCGCTCCAGTTTGTTCTCGACTGGATCCTTAACCAGTGTCAGAGTTCCGATCTCGCCCGTTATCACCGAGCCCTCACACACTATGTGGAAAACATGGGACCCTCAGGCGAAACGCAAGCACCCACATATGATTTTCGCCCTGTGAGAGCTGAAGAAGATATTCCGTGGTCTTTATTACTGTTGGCAGACCCATCAATCTTACGCATTAAGAGGTATTTAGGCAAAGGGCCATGTGTGGTCGCGCAAGGGCAAGAAGGGACCATCGGCGTCTATGTGTTAGCAAAAACCGACGCAAAGCGCGTGGAACTCATGAATATTGCGGTGCACAAAGATTGGCAAGGCCACGGAATCGGCAAGTCTCTTTTGGATCATGCCGTACAGTGGGCGCGTGAAGAGGGATACAAGTGGATGGAAGTGGGAACTGGCAATTCCAGTTTGGGCCCGTTGGCCTTCTATCAAAAGGCAGGCTTTCGCGTGATCGATGTTATCCCAAATTTTTTTGTCAATGATCATGATCCGCCAATTATTGAAAACCACATTGTCTGTCAAGATATGATACGGTTAAGGAAGAACTTAGACGATGCGTGA
- a CDS encoding ATP-dependent Clp protease proteolytic subunit has translation MPLVPIVVEQTNRGERSYDIYSRLLKERIVFLSGMVQDDMANLVVAQLLFLESDDPDKDIYLYINSPGGSVTAGMAIYDTMQYIKPDVATLCVGLAASMASVLLAGGAPGKRFALPNARIMIHEPSVQQLGGKVTDVDISVRELIATREQLAKVLAQHTGQSMATLLHDLQRDYWMTAEEAKHYGLIDDITVPRRIAGADETKGDAPQ, from the coding sequence TTGCCGTTAGTACCTATTGTGGTAGAACAGACCAATCGTGGTGAACGGTCCTATGATATTTATTCGCGGTTGTTAAAAGAGCGTATTGTTTTTTTATCCGGCATGGTACAAGATGACATGGCCAATTTGGTTGTGGCCCAATTACTCTTTCTCGAAAGTGATGATCCCGACAAAGATATTTATTTATACATAAATTCACCGGGAGGGTCTGTCACAGCAGGCATGGCCATATACGATACCATGCAGTACATTAAGCCCGATGTGGCCACCTTGTGTGTGGGACTGGCGGCGAGTATGGCCTCGGTCTTGTTAGCGGGGGGTGCGCCCGGCAAACGCTTTGCATTACCTAATGCGCGAATTATGATTCATGAGCCGTCGGTTCAGCAATTAGGCGGGAAAGTGACCGATGTGGACATTTCGGTGCGCGAATTGATAGCTACTCGGGAACAATTGGCCAAAGTATTGGCGCAACACACGGGACAATCTATGGCCACATTGCTCCATGATTTGCAAAGGGATTATTGGATGACCGCTGAAGAGGCTAAGCACTATGGCCTTATTGATGATATTACTGTTCCCAGGCGGATCGCGGGTGCTGACGAGACAAAAGGAGACGCCCCACAATAA